One window of the Microcoleus sp. bin38.metabat.b11b12b14.051 genome contains the following:
- a CDS encoding NINE protein, whose amino-acid sequence MVKDRTVAIVLVFFVGGFGIHKFYLGNNTAGVLYLIFSWTLIPSLIAFFDFIGLLMMSEPAFQLQYNGGMLQSGYALRGAKDVTGAIAELKGLYDMGAITAEEYEEKRQKLLREL is encoded by the coding sequence ATGGTAAAAGATAGAACAGTAGCAATTGTGTTAGTTTTCTTTGTTGGAGGTTTCGGAATTCACAAATTTTATTTGGGTAACAACACAGCAGGAGTATTGTATTTGATATTTTCCTGGACATTAATTCCGTCACTGATTGCATTTTTCGATTTTATCGGCTTACTGATGATGTCGGAACCAGCTTTTCAGCTACAGTACAATGGTGGAATGTTGCAGTCTGGGTATGCCCTCAGAGGCGCAAAAGATGTGACTGGGGCGATCGCAGAATTGAAAGGACTTTACGATATGGGCGCGATTACCGCCGAAGAATATGAAGAAAAACGCCAAAAATTGCTGCGGGAATTGTAA
- a CDS encoding type II CAAX endopeptidase family protein: MTLKRIILGILTAIAIALVGLSLLASWNEPQIQSRLELYQTNLLLHASEWQEQSNQSANLSSARNNIIGADPLNTALAQYQEARDSTQKSIEATQAQLKQILPTIVSNSPDTALKLAQRKATEESIFQQSALLKELDLRLGILQASSGKTNTAISTWKSLVKESTTESDSAPAAATAEVLTGIWSNPPQLFPDAEPLIKKSLDGWFRYRALAQLYKLQERSKELVALQATEQVTAEQALEKLAIIVGIPAISLCIGAVLLVGLSVQWLLQRQQLDKAGSGPLLARNASLTWDVPWDGEIVWQVLVVGFFFVGQILIPYLLLPVSLAVLKLNPATFDPREKAFYIFATYLLLSAGGLSVLYFSVKSFLPLPDGWFRINWRGNWFLWGFGGYFVALPLVVVVSLINQQLWQGQGGSNPILPIVLEGRDNVALAVFFGTAAIAAPVFEEIVFRGFLLPSLTRYLPVSGAIAASAFLFAVAHLSVSEILPLATLGAVLGFVYTRSRNLLAPMLLHSLWNSGTLLSLFLLGSGAS; the protein is encoded by the coding sequence ATGACACTGAAGCGGATAATTTTAGGTATTTTAACAGCGATCGCGATCGCTCTGGTCGGTTTATCTTTACTTGCTAGTTGGAATGAGCCGCAAATTCAAAGCCGCCTGGAACTCTACCAGACAAATTTGCTGCTTCACGCCTCGGAGTGGCAAGAACAAAGTAATCAGAGTGCTAATTTAAGTTCGGCGCGCAACAATATTATCGGTGCCGATCCTTTAAATACGGCTTTGGCGCAATATCAAGAAGCGCGAGACTCGACTCAAAAAAGTATCGAAGCAACTCAGGCACAATTAAAACAAATTCTGCCTACCATCGTCTCGAATTCGCCAGATACTGCTTTGAAATTAGCACAAAGAAAGGCAACGGAAGAGTCGATTTTCCAACAGTCAGCGCTGTTAAAAGAACTTGACTTGCGGTTGGGAATTTTGCAAGCAAGCAGCGGTAAAACTAACACAGCAATCTCTACTTGGAAAAGCTTAGTTAAGGAGTCCACAACTGAAAGTGATTCCGCTCCTGCCGCGGCTACTGCTGAAGTTTTGACGGGCATTTGGAGCAATCCGCCTCAACTTTTCCCGGATGCCGAGCCGCTCATTAAAAAATCTTTGGATGGTTGGTTTCGCTATCGCGCTCTCGCTCAACTTTACAAGCTGCAAGAACGTTCTAAGGAACTGGTGGCGCTGCAAGCTACAGAGCAGGTAACGGCTGAGCAAGCTTTAGAAAAGTTAGCAATTATTGTTGGTATTCCGGCGATATCACTTTGTATTGGCGCGGTTTTGCTGGTTGGTTTGAGCGTGCAGTGGCTGTTGCAGCGCCAGCAGTTAGATAAGGCAGGTTCGGGGCCGCTGTTGGCGCGCAATGCCAGCTTGACTTGGGATGTGCCTTGGGATGGCGAGATTGTTTGGCAGGTGCTGGTGGTCGGGTTTTTCTTTGTCGGACAAATCTTGATTCCCTATTTATTACTGCCTGTTTCTCTGGCTGTTCTCAAACTGAATCCTGCTACTTTTGACCCGCGCGAAAAGGCTTTTTATATCTTTGCTACTTATTTGTTGCTGTCGGCTGGTGGGCTTTCGGTACTGTATTTTTCGGTTAAGTCTTTTTTGCCTTTGCCTGATGGTTGGTTTCGGATTAATTGGCGGGGAAATTGGTTTTTGTGGGGTTTTGGCGGCTATTTTGTAGCTTTGCCTTTGGTGGTTGTGGTGTCGTTGATCAATCAGCAATTGTGGCAGGGACAAGGCGGCAGCAATCCGATTTTGCCGATCGTCCTTGAAGGTAGAGATAACGTGGCTCTGGCGGTGTTTTTCGGCACGGCTGCGATCGCCGCTCCGGTTTTTGAGGAAATCGTGTTTCGGGGCTTTCTACTGCCTTCTCTGACTCGCTATTTGCCTGTTTCCGGGGCGATCGCAGCTTCGGCTTTCTTGTTTGCTGTGGCTCACTTGAGTGTCTCTGAGATTCTGCCTTTGGCGACGTTGGGCGCGGTATTGGGGTTTGTGTACACGCGATCGCGCAATCTCCTCGCCCCCATGCTTCTCCACAGTCTTTGGAATAGCGGAACTCTCCTGAGTCTGTTTCTTTTGGGCAGCGGCGCGAGTTAA
- a CDS encoding histidine phosphatase family protein, giving the protein MTRIILVRHGKSTYNLERRIQGRLDKSVLTEAGRAGAKQVGDILNSIAFDAAYTSPLQRAKETAEIIVSRLTNAPQLQPTDKLMEIDLPLWEGMLRQDAIDQFPEAYQKWQQHPDKFSMKIPSAEGEIEHFPVLAVFASARKFWQEILSKHTSGTILVVGHNGINRALIATASEIAPDYYQSIQQSNCGISVINFGFTDATTESNKKIAVQLESLNLTAHTGEIFPKPRDAHRGPRLLLVRHGETDWNRAGKFQGQIDVPLNDNGREQARQAAEFLKDVKLDFAISSSMLRPKETAEIILKHHSDLQLKVRDDLREISHGLWEGKFESEIEASYPGLLDEWKTSPEKVQMPEGENLEQVSIRAIAAWRDIVQSVTGTGIVVAHDAVNKALLCHLFNLEPEHFWKFKQGNGAVSVIDYPHGPDGLPVLQAMNITTHLSGGIFDQTAAGAL; this is encoded by the coding sequence ATGACTCGCATTATCCTAGTCCGTCACGGCAAAAGCACATACAATCTAGAGCGTCGCATCCAAGGCCGCCTCGATAAATCAGTTTTGACAGAAGCAGGCCGCGCCGGCGCAAAGCAAGTAGGCGACATCCTCAACAGTATCGCCTTTGATGCTGCATATACAAGTCCCCTGCAACGAGCCAAAGAAACAGCAGAAATCATCGTGTCGCGCTTGACAAATGCGCCACAACTCCAACCAACCGATAAATTGATGGAAATCGATTTGCCATTGTGGGAAGGAATGCTGCGCCAAGATGCGATCGACCAATTCCCCGAAGCATATCAGAAATGGCAACAACATCCAGACAAATTTTCCATGAAAATCCCTTCAGCCGAAGGAGAAATCGAACACTTTCCCGTACTAGCCGTTTTCGCTAGCGCCCGCAAATTTTGGCAAGAAATCTTATCCAAACACACTTCAGGTACAATCCTAGTAGTAGGTCATAACGGAATCAACCGCGCCCTAATCGCCACAGCCTCAGAAATTGCCCCTGATTACTATCAATCAATTCAACAATCAAATTGCGGAATTAGCGTCATCAATTTTGGATTTACTGATGCAACAACAGAGTCCAACAAAAAAATTGCAGTTCAATTAGAATCATTGAATTTAACCGCCCATACCGGAGAAATCTTCCCCAAACCGAGGGACGCACATCGAGGCCCGCGCTTATTGCTAGTACGTCACGGCGAAACAGACTGGAATAGAGCCGGGAAATTTCAAGGACAAATAGACGTACCTCTCAATGATAACGGCCGCGAACAAGCTCGGCAAGCCGCAGAATTTCTCAAAGACGTAAAATTAGATTTTGCCATTAGCAGTTCGATGCTGCGCCCGAAAGAAACTGCCGAAATCATCCTCAAACATCACAGCGATTTGCAATTGAAAGTCCGCGACGACTTGAGAGAAATCAGCCACGGACTTTGGGAAGGAAAATTTGAATCAGAAATCGAAGCATCCTATCCAGGTTTACTCGATGAATGGAAAACATCTCCTGAAAAAGTGCAAATGCCAGAAGGCGAAAATTTAGAGCAAGTTTCCATTCGGGCGATCGCAGCGTGGCGAGACATAGTACAATCAGTCACTGGTACAGGAATTGTAGTTGCCCACGATGCCGTCAACAAAGCCCTTCTCTGCCACCTATTCAATTTAGAACCCGAACACTTCTGGAAATTCAAACAAGGAAACGGCGCCGTTAGCGTGATAGATTATCCCCACGGCCCCGATGGTTTACCCGTATTGCAGGCGATGAATATCACCACTCATTTAAGCGGCGGCATTTTCGACCAAACAGCAGCCGGAGCACTTTAA
- a CDS encoding dihydroorotase, which translates to MIRELLQNVRVLDPVSKIDRTTDILITENQIQAIQENITEIPAHTEVRDCQGLILGPGLADIYSHSGEPGFEERETLESLMQAAAAGGFTRVAILPDTSPPVDNLAGLALLQQHIRNLSPSLPRLYFWGALTAGVKGQQMAELGELASSPIVGFADGLSLSNPSLVRRLLEYIQPLNKSIALWPCDRTLAGNGAAREGSVSVRLGLPGIPASAETSALAAILELVASGGTPVHIMRVSTARSVELIRDAKARGLPVTASVTWMHLLLNVGAISGNTKDCVGGKNALTASFAYDPNLHLEPPLGNPIDQLALIQAVKDGVIDAIAIDHNPRTYEEKTVAFADSPPGAIGLELALPLLWHGLVETGKFSALELWRVLSTGPAVCLGQAPATLALGASAELILFDPLMTWTVEGYSLKSRSANTPWLGQQIAGKVLKTWV; encoded by the coding sequence ATGATCCGCGAACTGCTACAAAATGTAAGAGTGCTCGATCCAGTTTCAAAGATCGATCGCACCACTGATATTCTAATCACAGAAAATCAGATCCAAGCAATCCAAGAAAACATCACCGAAATTCCCGCCCACACAGAAGTGCGGGATTGCCAAGGACTAATATTAGGGCCAGGATTAGCCGATATCTACAGTCATAGCGGAGAACCAGGTTTTGAGGAACGAGAAACCCTAGAATCCTTAATGCAGGCTGCGGCGGCTGGCGGTTTTACGCGAGTAGCAATTTTGCCCGATACATCCCCACCCGTAGACAATTTGGCCGGTTTAGCCTTGTTGCAACAACATATCCGCAATTTGTCGCCCTCACTGCCGCGCTTGTATTTTTGGGGAGCTCTGACAGCGGGCGTGAAAGGGCAACAGATGGCAGAGCTGGGCGAGCTGGCCTCCTCTCCAATAGTCGGGTTTGCAGACGGCTTGTCGCTGTCAAATCCGTCTCTGGTGAGGCGTTTGCTTGAATATATCCAGCCTTTGAATAAGTCGATCGCATTGTGGCCGTGCGATCGCACCTTAGCAGGAAACGGCGCAGCACGGGAGGGTTCCGTATCCGTGCGCTTGGGTTTGCCAGGAATTCCCGCAAGTGCCGAAACATCGGCTTTGGCGGCAATCCTGGAGTTGGTAGCATCTGGCGGAACTCCCGTACACATCATGCGCGTTTCAACCGCCCGCAGCGTGGAATTGATTCGGGATGCGAAAGCGCGGGGTTTGCCGGTGACTGCGAGTGTAACTTGGATGCACTTGCTATTGAATGTCGGCGCAATTTCAGGAAATACCAAAGATTGCGTCGGCGGGAAAAATGCTCTGACGGCTTCCTTCGCCTACGATCCGAATTTACACCTCGAACCGCCGTTAGGCAATCCGATCGACCAATTAGCCTTAATTCAAGCTGTAAAAGATGGCGTGATTGATGCGATCGCGATCGACCACAACCCGCGTACCTACGAGGAAAAAACCGTGGCTTTTGCCGATAGTCCTCCAGGCGCGATCGGCTTAGAATTAGCGTTACCTTTGTTATGGCACGGACTCGTAGAAACTGGCAAATTTTCGGCTTTGGAACTGTGGCGAGTGTTAAGTACGGGCCCCGCCGTTTGTCTCGGACAAGCCCCTGCCACGCTGGCGCTGGGAGCCTCTGCTGAGCTAATTTTGTTCGACCCGCTCATGACTTGGACGGTTGAAGGGTACAGTCTGAAGTCGCGATCGGCAAACACCCCTTGGCTGGGACAGCAAATAGCAGGAAAAGTTCTAAAAACTTGGGTTTAA